One genomic region from uncultured Subdoligranulum sp. encodes:
- a CDS encoding CBS domain-containing protein: MNLLFFLTPKQDVLYIYEDFTLRQTLEKWSNQRFATIPVLKRNGEYVGSITEGDILWGMKNLHGLDLEASEDVPIASFPRRRDYKAVTVTTDMPTLLRAAIDQNFVPVVDDRNVFIGIVRRNVLLKDMYGKCTGLPPEKSPRNTARRQPIF, translated from the coding sequence ATGAATCTTTTGTTCTTTTTGACACCCAAGCAGGACGTATTGTACATCTACGAAGACTTCACCCTGCGCCAGACGCTGGAGAAGTGGTCCAACCAGCGCTTCGCCACCATCCCCGTTCTGAAGCGCAACGGCGAGTATGTGGGCTCCATCACCGAGGGCGACATCCTGTGGGGCATGAAAAACCTCCACGGGCTGGACCTGGAGGCCAGCGAGGATGTACCCATCGCCAGCTTCCCCCGGCGCCGGGATTACAAGGCGGTGACCGTCACCACCGATATGCCCACCCTGCTGCGGGCCGCCATCGACCAGAACTTCGTGCCGGTGGTGGATGACCGCAATGTATTCATCGGGATTGTACGACGCAACGTCCTTTTGAAGGATATGTACGGCAAATGCACCGGCCTGCCGCCCGAGAAGAGCCCCCGCAATACCGCGCGGCGGCAGCCCATTTTCTGA
- the secE gene encoding preprotein translocase subunit SecE: MADKKSSNTAAQAQSDKKKKTSFFGKVKNFFKGIAKYFKDTKSELKKVVWPSKKDVKTNTVTVIAVVLIAAIVLIVLDLIFGGAIHLVVGA; this comes from the coding sequence ATGGCGGATAAGAAATCTTCGAACACCGCAGCCCAGGCTCAAAGCGACAAAAAGAAAAAGACCTCATTTTTTGGCAAGGTCAAGAACTTTTTCAAAGGCATCGCGAAGTATTTCAAAGATACCAAGAGCGAGCTGAAAAAGGTGGTTTGGCCCAGCAAAAAGGATGTCAAGACCAACACCGTCACGGTGATCGCGGTCGTGCTGATCGCGGCCATCGTGCTGATTGTGCTGGACCTTATCTTCGGCGGCGCGATCCATCTAGTGGTCGGCGCCTGA
- the rplL gene encoding 50S ribosomal protein L7/L12 has translation MASEKITAIVESVKTMTVLELKELVDTICEEFGVSAVAAAAPAAAGAAAAPAEEEKTEFDVILKDVGANKMQVIKAVKELTGASLMEAKKLVETPDAKLKEQASKADAEEMQKKLEEVGAKVELK, from the coding sequence ATGGCTTCTGAGAAGATCACTGCCATTGTCGAGTCTGTCAAGACTATGACTGTTCTGGAGCTCAAAGAGCTCGTTGACACCATCTGCGAGGAGTTCGGCGTTTCCGCTGTTGCCGCTGCTGCTCCCGCTGCCGCCGGCGCTGCTGCCGCTCCCGCTGAGGAAGAGAAGACCGAGTTCGACGTCATCCTGAAGGATGTCGGCGCCAACAAGATGCAGGTCATCAAGGCTGTCAAGGAGCTGACCGGCGCTTCCCTGATGGAGGCCAAGAAGCTCGTCGAGACCCCCGATGCCAAGCTGAAGGAGCAGGCTTCCAAGGCCGATGCCGAGGAGATGCAGAAGAAGCTGGAAGAAGTCGGCGCCAAGGTCGAGCTGAAGTAA
- the nusG gene encoding transcription termination/antitermination protein NusG yields the protein MAEQANWYVVHTYSGYENKVAQDLMTMVENRRLQDLICDVKVPTETVIEEVLDKTGNKTGEKEVQRKLYPGYVFVKMVMNDNTWYIVRNTRGCTGFVGPESKPEPLTEAEVAKMGVETTAELQVDYKVGDTVEITAGPMEGSVGTVEEIDIPARKVRVKITMFGRELPAELELHQVKLF from the coding sequence ATGGCTGAACAGGCAAACTGGTATGTGGTGCATACCTATTCCGGCTATGAGAACAAGGTCGCACAGGACCTGATGACGATGGTGGAAAACCGCCGTCTGCAGGACCTGATCTGCGATGTCAAGGTTCCGACCGAGACTGTGATCGAGGAAGTGCTGGACAAGACCGGCAACAAGACCGGCGAAAAGGAAGTCCAGCGCAAACTCTACCCCGGTTACGTCTTCGTCAAGATGGTCATGAACGACAACACCTGGTACATCGTGCGCAACACGCGCGGCTGCACCGGTTTCGTCGGCCCGGAGTCCAAACCCGAGCCGCTGACCGAGGCAGAGGTGGCCAAGATGGGCGTTGAGACCACAGCCGAACTGCAGGTCGACTACAAAGTCGGCGACACGGTCGAGATCACTGCCGGTCCGATGGAAGGTTCCGTCGGCACCGTGGAGGAGATCGACATTCCCGCGCGCAAGGTGCGCGTGAAGATCACGATGTTTGGCCGCGAGCTGCCTGCTGAACTGGAGCTCCATCAGGTCAAACTGTTCTGA
- a CDS encoding Asp23/Gls24 family envelope stress response protein — MITKVNPYGHISLTNDYFSGLVEQAAKQCYGIAAMGQAPAESVVRNALRTGSLPPKGVTVTQEGGRLVIALHIKVGYGLNISTITQSITHRVKDEVEHATGLKVARIDVYVDDILAD; from the coding sequence ATGATCACCAAGGTGAATCCTTACGGACATATCTCTTTGACCAACGATTATTTCTCCGGCCTGGTGGAGCAGGCGGCCAAACAGTGCTACGGCATCGCCGCCATGGGACAGGCCCCGGCGGAAAGCGTTGTGCGCAATGCGCTGCGCACCGGCAGTCTGCCGCCGAAGGGCGTCACCGTCACGCAGGAGGGCGGACGTCTGGTCATCGCGCTGCATATTAAAGTGGGGTATGGGCTCAATATCTCTACCATTACGCAAAGCATCACGCACCGCGTCAAGGACGAAGTGGAGCATGCCACCGGCCTGAAGGTTGCGCGCATTGATGTGTATGTGGATGATATTCTGGCAGATTGA
- a CDS encoding DAK2 domain-containing protein — translation MITGQILRDAILSGANNIANQRTRVDELNVFPVPDGDTGTNMSMTVGAATRELEALSDSCTVAEASKTAASAMLRGARGNSGVITSLLFRGFSKALKDKTEASAADLAAALQMGVDAAYKAVMKPTEGTILTVTRLAAEKAQQCTEMEVPAMWDAMLEAAQTALDDTPNLLPVLKKAGVVDAGGQGILLVFEGMKQVFDGGEIIAGAEVAAKPKVSSESAGKGVFADDLMKVEDIKNGYCTQFLLHKNADASVTRLRAFLESNGDSVVVIEDDDVANCHVHTSDPGMMLSEAIKYGYLTDFKIENMHEQFLARQKQGKGLEKQAQAEEKKESEFTYAAVDPEREYGFVAVAAGEGLKNVFTDLGVDAVVSGGQTMNPSTEDILAAIQSVPAKTVLVLPNNKNIIMASEQAQKLADRKVIVLPTRTVPQGMTAMLNFDPEVKPDENAVNMMQAADRVSTGLVTYAARDSEFDGKPIKKGEIMALENGKIVATGTDIVKVTYRLARSMRKKDTQFITVISGCDVSDEDAEHTTDLVRAKCGGNIEVSHISGGQPVYYYMISVE, via the coding sequence ATGATTACTGGTCAGATCCTGCGCGACGCCATTCTTTCCGGCGCCAACAATATTGCCAATCAGCGCACCCGGGTGGATGAGCTGAATGTTTTCCCTGTTCCGGACGGTGACACCGGCACGAATATGAGCATGACGGTGGGTGCCGCCACCCGGGAACTGGAAGCCCTGTCCGACAGCTGCACGGTGGCGGAAGCAAGCAAGACGGCTGCCTCCGCCATGCTGCGCGGCGCCCGCGGCAACTCCGGCGTTATTACCAGCCTGCTGTTCCGTGGCTTTTCAAAGGCCCTGAAGGACAAGACCGAGGCCAGCGCCGCCGATCTGGCAGCGGCGCTGCAGATGGGTGTTGACGCAGCCTACAAGGCCGTCATGAAGCCCACCGAGGGCACCATCCTGACCGTCACCCGTCTGGCGGCGGAGAAGGCCCAGCAGTGCACCGAGATGGAAGTCCCCGCCATGTGGGACGCCATGCTGGAGGCTGCCCAGACCGCTCTGGATGACACGCCCAATCTGCTGCCTGTGCTGAAGAAGGCCGGCGTGGTGGATGCCGGCGGCCAGGGTATTCTGCTGGTCTTCGAGGGCATGAAGCAGGTCTTTGACGGCGGCGAGATCATCGCCGGTGCCGAAGTGGCGGCCAAACCCAAAGTTTCCAGTGAGTCTGCCGGCAAGGGAGTCTTTGCCGACGACCTGATGAAGGTGGAGGACATCAAAAACGGTTACTGCACCCAGTTCCTGCTCCACAAGAATGCCGATGCCAGTGTAACCCGTCTGCGCGCCTTCCTGGAGTCCAACGGTGACTCTGTGGTGGTCATTGAGGACGACGACGTGGCCAACTGCCATGTGCATACTTCCGACCCCGGCATGATGCTGTCGGAGGCCATCAAGTACGGCTACCTGACCGACTTCAAGATCGAGAACATGCATGAACAGTTCCTGGCCCGCCAGAAGCAGGGCAAGGGGCTGGAGAAGCAGGCCCAGGCCGAGGAAAAGAAGGAGAGCGAGTTCACCTACGCTGCGGTGGATCCCGAGCGGGAGTACGGCTTTGTGGCCGTGGCTGCCGGCGAGGGTCTGAAGAATGTCTTCACCGACCTGGGCGTGGATGCCGTGGTCAGCGGCGGCCAGACGATGAACCCCTCTACTGAGGATATTCTGGCGGCCATCCAGAGCGTGCCGGCCAAGACGGTGCTGGTACTGCCCAACAACAAGAACATCATCATGGCCTCCGAGCAGGCGCAGAAGCTGGCGGACCGCAAGGTCATTGTGCTGCCCACCCGCACGGTACCCCAGGGCATGACGGCCATGCTGAACTTTGACCCTGAGGTCAAGCCCGACGAAAACGCCGTCAACATGATGCAGGCTGCGGACCGCGTGAGCACCGGTCTGGTGACTTACGCCGCCCGGGACAGCGAGTTCGACGGCAAACCCATCAAGAAGGGTGAGATCATGGCGCTGGAGAACGGCAAGATCGTGGCCACCGGCACCGACATCGTCAAGGTCACCTACCGTCTGGCCCGCTCCATGCGCAAGAAGGACACCCAGTTCATCACGGTGATCTCGGGCTGTGATGTGAGCGACGAGGACGCCGAGCACACCACCGATCTGGTCCGCGCCAAGTGCGGCGGCAACATTGAGGTCAGCCATATCAGCGGCGGTCAGCCGGTGTATTACTACATGATCTCGGTGGAGTAA
- the rplA gene encoding 50S ribosomal protein L1 produces MKHGKKYTDAAKLIESSKTYDPAEALELCCKTATAKFDETVELHVRLGVDSRHADQQVRGAVVLPNGTGKNVRVIAIAKGEAAKAAEAAGAQEVGDDDLIAKIQGGYLDFDVLVTTPDMMGRVGRLGKILGPRGLMPNPKAGTVTPDVGKAVTDAKAGKIEYRLDKQNIIHVPIGKASFGPEKLMTNLDTVLDAIAKAKPAAAKGQYFKSATVATTMGPGVRVATNKYGV; encoded by the coding sequence ATGAAACACGGCAAGAAATATACCGATGCTGCCAAACTGATCGAGAGCAGCAAGACTTATGATCCGGCCGAGGCCCTGGAGCTCTGCTGCAAGACCGCGACCGCGAAGTTCGACGAGACCGTCGAGCTGCACGTCCGTCTGGGCGTTGACAGCCGTCACGCTGACCAGCAGGTCCGTGGCGCCGTTGTTCTGCCCAACGGTACCGGTAAGAACGTCCGCGTCATCGCCATCGCCAAGGGCGAAGCCGCCAAGGCTGCCGAGGCTGCCGGTGCGCAGGAGGTCGGTGACGACGATCTGATCGCCAAGATCCAGGGCGGTTACCTGGACTTCGACGTTCTGGTTACCACTCCCGACATGATGGGCCGCGTTGGCCGTCTGGGCAAAATCCTTGGTCCCCGTGGCCTGATGCCCAACCCGAAGGCCGGCACTGTGACCCCCGATGTCGGCAAGGCTGTTACCGATGCCAAGGCCGGTAAGATCGAGTACCGTCTGGACAAGCAGAACATCATCCATGTGCCCATCGGCAAGGCCTCTTTCGGCCCCGAGAAGCTCATGACCAACCTGGATACCGTTCTGGATGCCATCGCCAAGGCGAAGCCCGCTGCGGCCAAGGGCCAGTACTTCAAGAGCGCGACCGTCGCCACCACCATGGGCCCCGGCGTCCGCGTTGCCACCAACAAGTACGGTGTCTGA
- a CDS encoding UvrD-helicase domain-containing protein gives MPDTHKIQFTPAQAAAIGARGGSLLVSAAAGSGKTRVLVERVVGLITDPHHPVEADRLLIMTFTNAAAAKLRADIATRLADEVRAHPEDVRLRRQQLLLQRASIGTVDAFCLHFVQQHFAALDVPPDFETAEEADLARIEQETLSDVLEEAYQDPDFRAFADLYDRGRTDQTAGNAVLELYHFSRSLPHPMQALQSFAEQWQNGEPPQDTPWGQDLLRIGRDRARGAQALLEAGARTAARDEAADAAYTAVLQDDVARVEWLCQKLQQADWNAAVAALEELGGSWRKAGRIKGGKDSNPSAFAASELRDRAKKQIAALRTDFLLCTAEEYEEDRRRAAPLVAALVRVTRTFADACFAAKCEEKLLDYADFEHLTLDLLIAPDGSRTPLCRTVSERYAAVLVDEYQDTNALQDAIYFALASPAGDNLFFVGDIKQSIYRFRQADPAVFLGKQQRWQPYPQPAPQPATLALDANFRSAPGVIEGINYLFSVFFSEGLGGVTYGAGQRLVVGKPDENYPGLCEVDVLDGADAAGDAAGIARRIAEMVKAGFAVRDKAGTRPCRYDDFCILLRGRADFSVYEEALRAADIPVFADTAADLLDAPHIRPFAALLRVIDNPAQDIPLAAVLLSPLFPYTPDDLVALRRACPQGSLYGAVLYGGQPRFAAFTEALAEYRRLARTLPVDRLLEELLARTGYLAAVGALRDGARCREDLLTFVAWAGGAGRAGLAALVRAMDSAAANGGLNQSGGGQTRPGCVSIMTVHRSKGLEFPVVFVANTAHQFNQSDAIRPVLTHSRLGVGVMLRAGQTARRYKTLPYAALAQAIRTETLSEEMRVLYVALTRAQDALIVTIPLKKTDSSLKTPALCAAAEATGPEAMQGMNSWAGWLLTAVLLHPESDALWAHTPLLPHHLPTRVPLTVRLLSAPEALPEPPARPEAAPDEELRRALEKTFAWQNPQEILQKIPAKVSVSAVAHAARPVALERPAFLQKSGMTGAERGTAIHAFLQSVPFDGPAPDLRQEVQRQVDRRLLDPDLADKLDLARVQPFFESGVWRRIRAARRVLREEPFITALPASRVTPEAGDSDAEVLVQGIADLVLVFDDHAEICDYKTDGSKDPDYYKKEYAAQLRLYRYAFALRLGVPVTRLTIYSFALEQEIDIPLSDR, from the coding sequence ATGCCGGATACCCACAAAATTCAATTTACCCCCGCCCAGGCGGCGGCCATCGGCGCCCGGGGCGGCAGTCTGCTGGTGTCGGCGGCAGCGGGTTCGGGCAAGACCCGTGTCCTGGTGGAGCGGGTGGTGGGGCTCATCACCGACCCGCATCACCCGGTGGAGGCCGACCGGCTGCTCATTATGACCTTCACCAATGCGGCGGCAGCCAAACTGCGCGCCGATATTGCCACCCGGCTGGCCGATGAGGTCCGGGCCCATCCCGAGGATGTGCGCCTGCGCCGCCAGCAGCTGCTTTTGCAGCGTGCCTCCATCGGCACGGTGGATGCCTTCTGCTTGCATTTCGTGCAGCAGCATTTCGCGGCGCTGGATGTGCCGCCCGACTTCGAGACCGCCGAGGAGGCGGACCTGGCCCGCATCGAGCAGGAGACGCTATCGGATGTGCTGGAGGAAGCCTACCAAGACCCGGACTTCCGCGCCTTTGCCGACCTGTACGACCGCGGCCGCACCGACCAGACGGCGGGCAACGCCGTGCTGGAACTCTATCATTTCAGCCGCTCGCTGCCCCATCCCATGCAGGCGCTGCAGTCCTTTGCGGAACAGTGGCAAAACGGTGAACCGCCGCAGGATACGCCCTGGGGTCAGGATCTTTTGCGCATTGGCCGGGACCGTGCCCGGGGCGCGCAGGCATTGCTGGAAGCGGGCGCCCGCACGGCGGCCCGGGACGAGGCGGCCGATGCTGCCTACACCGCGGTGCTGCAGGATGATGTGGCCCGGGTGGAGTGGCTTTGCCAGAAACTGCAGCAGGCCGACTGGAACGCGGCAGTGGCAGCCCTGGAAGAACTGGGCGGCAGCTGGCGCAAGGCGGGGCGTATCAAGGGCGGCAAAGATTCCAACCCCTCAGCTTTTGCGGCCAGTGAGCTGCGGGACCGCGCCAAAAAGCAGATTGCAGCTTTGCGCACCGACTTTTTGCTTTGCACGGCAGAGGAGTATGAGGAGGACCGCCGCCGCGCGGCCCCTCTGGTGGCGGCACTGGTACGTGTCACCCGGACCTTCGCCGATGCCTGCTTTGCGGCCAAATGCGAGGAAAAACTGCTGGACTACGCCGACTTTGAACACCTGACGCTGGATCTGCTCATCGCGCCGGACGGCAGCCGCACACCCCTGTGCCGCACCGTCAGCGAGCGGTATGCCGCGGTGCTGGTGGACGAATACCAGGACACCAACGCCCTGCAGGATGCCATCTATTTTGCGCTGGCTTCCCCGGCGGGGGATAACCTGTTCTTTGTGGGGGATATCAAGCAGAGCATCTACCGCTTCCGGCAGGCGGACCCGGCGGTGTTTCTGGGCAAGCAGCAGCGCTGGCAGCCCTACCCGCAGCCGGCGCCCCAGCCGGCAACCCTGGCGCTGGATGCCAATTTCCGCAGCGCCCCCGGCGTCATCGAGGGCATCAACTACCTGTTCTCGGTGTTTTTCTCGGAAGGGCTGGGCGGCGTGACCTACGGTGCCGGCCAGCGGCTGGTGGTTGGCAAACCGGACGAAAACTATCCGGGACTCTGCGAGGTGGACGTGCTGGACGGCGCCGACGCGGCAGGGGATGCCGCCGGCATTGCCCGGCGTATTGCCGAGATGGTGAAGGCAGGGTTCGCCGTACGGGACAAGGCGGGCACCCGTCCCTGCCGGTATGACGATTTCTGCATCCTGCTTCGGGGCCGCGCCGATTTCTCGGTCTATGAGGAAGCCCTCCGCGCCGCCGATATCCCGGTGTTTGCCGATACGGCTGCCGACCTGCTGGATGCACCCCACATCCGGCCCTTTGCGGCCCTGCTGCGGGTCATCGACAACCCCGCCCAGGATATTCCGCTGGCGGCGGTGCTGCTCAGCCCGCTGTTTCCCTACACGCCGGACGATCTTGTGGCGCTGCGCCGTGCCTGTCCCCAGGGCAGCCTGTACGGGGCGGTGCTCTACGGCGGACAGCCCCGCTTTGCGGCCTTCACCGAAGCACTGGCGGAATACCGCCGACTGGCCCGCACACTGCCAGTGGACCGTCTGTTGGAAGAACTGCTGGCCCGCACAGGCTATCTGGCGGCGGTGGGAGCACTGCGGGACGGCGCCCGCTGCCGGGAGGATCTTCTGACCTTTGTGGCCTGGGCCGGTGGTGCCGGCCGGGCGGGTCTGGCGGCGCTGGTGCGCGCCATGGATTCCGCGGCGGCCAACGGCGGCCTCAACCAGAGCGGCGGCGGACAGACCCGTCCCGGCTGCGTCAGCATCATGACGGTGCACCGCTCCAAGGGACTGGAATTCCCGGTGGTCTTTGTGGCCAACACGGCGCACCAGTTCAACCAGAGCGATGCCATCCGCCCGGTGCTGACACACAGCCGGCTGGGTGTGGGCGTCATGCTGCGGGCGGGGCAGACCGCCAGGCGGTACAAGACGCTGCCCTACGCGGCGCTGGCCCAGGCCATCCGCACCGAGACCCTCAGCGAGGAGATGCGGGTGCTTTACGTGGCGCTGACCCGTGCCCAGGACGCCCTCATCGTGACGATCCCTCTCAAAAAGACCGACAGTTCCCTCAAGACGCCGGCTCTGTGCGCGGCTGCCGAAGCCACCGGCCCGGAGGCTATGCAGGGAATGAACAGCTGGGCGGGCTGGCTGCTGACGGCGGTCCTGCTCCATCCCGAGAGTGATGCGCTGTGGGCCCATACGCCGCTGCTGCCCCACCATCTGCCCACCCGGGTGCCGCTGACTGTCCGATTGCTGTCGGCGCCGGAAGCGCTGCCGGAACCGCCGGCCCGGCCCGAGGCGGCCCCCGACGAAGAACTGCGCCGTGCGCTGGAGAAGACCTTTGCCTGGCAGAATCCCCAGGAGATACTCCAGAAGATCCCCGCCAAGGTCAGTGTCAGCGCGGTGGCCCACGCGGCGCGCCCGGTGGCGCTGGAACGTCCGGCGTTTTTGCAGAAGAGCGGTATGACCGGCGCCGAGCGCGGCACGGCCATCCATGCCTTCCTGCAGAGCGTGCCCTTTGACGGCCCGGCGCCCGACCTGCGGCAGGAGGTGCAGCGGCAGGTGGACCGCAGACTGCTGGACCCCGACTTGGCCGACAAGCTGGATCTGGCGCGGGTACAGCCCTTCTTCGAGAGCGGCGTCTGGCGCCGCATCAGGGCAGCGCGCCGGGTACTGCGGGAGGAACCCTTCATCACGGCACTGCCCGCCTCCCGGGTGACGCCCGAGGCAGGGGACAGTGATGCCGAGGTGCTGGTGCAGGGCATCGCCGACCTGGTGCTGGTCTTTGACGACCACGCCGAGATCTGCGACTACAAGACGGACGGCAGCAAGGATCCCGACTACTATAAAAAGGAATACGCCGCCCAGCTGCGCCTGTACCGGTACGCCTTTGCGCTGCGGCTGGGGGTGCCGGTCACCAGGCTGACCATCTACAGTTTCGCCCTGGAACAGGAGATCGACATCCCCCTTTCGGACAGATAA
- the rplJ gene encoding 50S ribosomal protein L10, giving the protein MPSAKILESKKALVKALNEEISSSLAGVVVAYNGISVADDTKLRKDLREAGVHYMVVKNTMLRLAVKDTQYEALADYFKGDTAIALSPEDPAAAARILCKFADADKSKRFVVKGGFCDGQVMDAAGIKSLSTMPNREGLLSMLAGSLNGIIGGLAVALQAVADKQEEPAA; this is encoded by the coding sequence ATGCCCAGTGCAAAGATTCTGGAATCCAAGAAGGCTCTTGTCAAGGCCCTGAACGAGGAGATCTCTTCTTCTCTGGCCGGTGTGGTTGTCGCGTACAACGGCATCAGCGTGGCCGACGACACCAAGCTGCGTAAGGACCTGCGTGAGGCCGGCGTGCACTACATGGTCGTCAAGAACACCATGCTGCGTCTCGCTGTCAAGGACACCCAGTACGAGGCTCTGGCCGACTACTTCAAGGGTGACACGGCCATCGCTCTGTCCCCGGAGGACCCGGCTGCTGCGGCTCGCATCCTGTGCAAGTTCGCTGACGCTGACAAGTCCAAGCGCTTCGTCGTCAAGGGTGGTTTCTGCGATGGTCAGGTGATGGATGCCGCCGGTATCAAGAGCCTGTCTACCATGCCCAACCGCGAGGGTCTGCTCTCCATGCTGGCCGGCTCCCTCAACGGGATCATCGGCGGTCTGGCTGTCGCCCTGCAGGCGGTTGCCGACAAGCAGGAGGAACCCGCTGCCTGA
- the rpmG gene encoding 50S ribosomal protein L33, which produces MTVKITLACTECKQRNYNKEKNKKNSPDRLEMKKYCRFCKKHTLHRETK; this is translated from the coding sequence ATGACTGTCAAGATCACCCTGGCTTGCACCGAGTGCAAGCAGCGCAACTACAACAAGGAGAAGAACAAGAAGAACTCTCCCGATCGTCTTGAGATGAAGAAGTATTGCCGTTTCTGCAAAAAGCATACCCTTCACCGCGAAACCAAGTGA
- the rplK gene encoding 50S ribosomal protein L11 produces MAQKITGYIKLQIPAGKATPAPPVGPALGQKGVNIMAFTKEFNERTKNQMGMIIPVVITVYADRSFSFITKTPPAPVLIKKAAGIDTASGVPNKNKVGSITLAQAEEIAKTKMPDLNAASLEAAVSMIKGTARSMGVTVEG; encoded by the coding sequence ATGGCACAGAAAATCACTGGCTACATCAAGCTGCAAATCCCCGCCGGCAAAGCGACTCCGGCTCCCCCCGTTGGTCCTGCCCTGGGCCAGAAGGGCGTCAACATCATGGCGTTCACCAAGGAGTTCAACGAGCGTACCAAGAACCAGATGGGCATGATCATCCCCGTCGTCATCACCGTCTACGCTGACCGCTCCTTCAGCTTCATTACCAAGACCCCCCCGGCGCCCGTTCTGATCAAGAAGGCTGCCGGCATCGACACCGCCTCCGGCGTGCCGAACAAGAACAAGGTCGGCTCCATCACCCTGGCCCAGGCCGAGGAGATCGCCAAGACCAAGATGCCCGACCTGAACGCTGCCTCTCTGGAGGCCGCCGTCAGCATGATCAAGGGCACCGCCCGCAGCATGGGCGTTACCGTTGAGGGTTGA